From a region of the Vidua macroura isolate BioBank_ID:100142 chromosome 3, ASM2450914v1, whole genome shotgun sequence genome:
- the DPY30 gene encoding protein dpy-30 homolog isoform X3, protein MLCFLIPVLLSSTDVTQNLKALLGSACGRNQFKFGAGGSTEQLPLLSNLLGRPSNFTFRIMEGEQIMEGQPQVPENPHSEYGLTENVERIVENEKLNAEKTSKQKVDLQSLPTRAYLDQTVVPILLQGLAVLAKES, encoded by the exons atgctgtgttttctcatCCCAGTACTGCTCTCTTCAACGGACGTAACGCAAAACTTAAAGGCGCTTCTCGGTTCTGCGTGCGGGAGAAACCAGTTCAAGTTTGGCGCGGGGGGGAGCACGGAGCAACTCCCTCTGCTTTCTA ATCTTCTTGGACGTCCGTCAAATTTCACTTTTCGAATCATGGAGGGAGAACAGATTATGGAGGGACAGCCACAG GTTCCGGAAAATCCTCATTCTGAATACGGCCTCACTGAAAATGTAGAG aGGATAGTAGAAAATGAGAAACTAAATGCCGAGAAAACATCAAAGCAGAAGGTGGATCTTCAGTCATTACCCACACGTGCCTACTTGGATCAGACAGTTGTACCTATCTTGCTACAGGGACTTGCTGTTCTTGCAAAAGAGAG
- the DPY30 gene encoding protein dpy-30 homolog isoform X2 produces the protein MLCFLIPVLLSSTDVTQNLKALLGSACGRNQFKFGAGGSTEQLPLLSNLLGRPSNFTFRIMEGEQIMEGQPQVPENPHSEYGLTENVERIVENEKLNAEKTSKQKVDLQSLPTRAYLDQTVVPILLQGLAVLAKERWY, from the exons atgctgtgttttctcatCCCAGTACTGCTCTCTTCAACGGACGTAACGCAAAACTTAAAGGCGCTTCTCGGTTCTGCGTGCGGGAGAAACCAGTTCAAGTTTGGCGCGGGGGGGAGCACGGAGCAACTCCCTCTGCTTTCTA ATCTTCTTGGACGTCCGTCAAATTTCACTTTTCGAATCATGGAGGGAGAACAGATTATGGAGGGACAGCCACAG GTTCCGGAAAATCCTCATTCTGAATACGGCCTCACTGAAAATGTAGAG aGGATAGTAGAAAATGAGAAACTAAATGCCGAGAAAACATCAAAGCAGAAGGTGGATCTTCAGTCATTACCCACACGTGCCTACTTGGATCAGACAGTTGTACCTATCTTGCTACAGGGACTTGCTGTTCTTGCAAAAGAGAG